The following are encoded in a window of Trichocoleus desertorum ATA4-8-CV12 genomic DNA:
- a CDS encoding NAD(P)H-quinone oxidoreductase subunit F, with the protein MTEFLIQTIWLIPFYGLLGAVLTLPWSLGIIQRTGPRPAAYFNLLMTFSAYVHGLFVFNAVSNHPAQQLIIHWFHAADLDLTFALEISAVTVGAMELVTGLSLLVQLFALGYMEKDWALARFFALMGFFEAAMSGLTLSDSLLLSYCLLELLTVSTYLLVGFWYAQPLVITAARDAFLTKRVGDVLLLMGVVALSTLAGSTNFSDLYTWAETAHLSPVTATLLGLALIAGPVGKCAQFPLHLWLDEAMEAPSPASVLRNSLVVSCGAYLLIKMQPILALSPIVMATLIAIGSVTAIGSSLVAIAQIDIKRALSHSTSAYLGLVFVAVGIQQIEFALMLILAHAIAKALLFMSIGCVIANTNSQDLTEMGGLGKTMPITASAFLVGAVGLVGLFPLGGFWAMQQGVDRFWADAPWLISVLLLVNGLTAFNMMRVFRLVFLGQPQVKARRAPEVGWMMALPMVALNVTDISVPLMLRKLMLLPPIFSLNPVAEMLLVASGLLGFGVGAMFPFKRIWLSPVSKIPGFFHNMLAYDFYADRLYHSTVVFAVAQISKFSVWCDRYIFDGVANLIGFAAIFSGQSLKYVTSGASQSYVFTILVSLGVLVVMVSWEFLQGFSLSTVISFLF; encoded by the coding sequence ATCACTGAATTCCTCATTCAAACCATCTGGCTGATTCCGTTCTATGGCTTGCTAGGTGCAGTTCTCACCCTTCCCTGGTCTTTAGGAATCATTCAACGCACAGGCCCTCGTCCAGCAGCGTATTTCAATCTACTCATGACCTTTAGCGCCTATGTGCATGGGCTATTTGTCTTCAACGCAGTTTCGAACCATCCGGCTCAACAGCTGATAATTCATTGGTTCCATGCGGCAGACCTCGATTTGACTTTTGCCCTGGAAATTTCTGCGGTTACTGTTGGGGCGATGGAGTTGGTGACAGGACTGAGCCTCCTGGTACAACTGTTTGCCCTGGGCTACATGGAGAAAGACTGGGCATTGGCCCGTTTCTTTGCCCTAATGGGATTTTTTGAGGCAGCCATGAGTGGGTTAACCCTGAGTGATTCACTGTTGCTCAGCTACTGCCTGCTAGAGTTGTTAACCGTCTCCACCTATTTGCTGGTGGGCTTCTGGTATGCCCAGCCTTTAGTGATCACAGCCGCGCGCGATGCCTTCCTGACTAAGCGAGTGGGTGATGTGCTGCTGCTAATGGGCGTTGTTGCGCTTTCTACTCTGGCTGGCAGCACCAATTTTTCTGACCTGTATACCTGGGCAGAAACGGCTCATTTATCACCTGTCACCGCAACACTGCTGGGATTGGCTCTGATAGCGGGTCCAGTTGGTAAGTGTGCCCAGTTTCCGCTGCATTTGTGGTTAGATGAAGCGATGGAAGCACCCAGTCCTGCCTCAGTGTTGCGAAATTCGCTGGTGGTTTCCTGCGGTGCCTACCTGCTGATTAAGATGCAGCCCATTTTAGCCCTGTCGCCGATTGTGATGGCAACGTTGATTGCGATCGGCTCCGTAACTGCGATCGGCTCTTCTCTGGTGGCGATCGCGCAAATTGACATTAAGCGTGCCCTTTCTCACTCCACGAGCGCCTACCTGGGATTGGTATTTGTCGCGGTGGGCATACAGCAAATCGAGTTTGCCCTGATGCTGATTCTGGCCCATGCGATCGCCAAAGCCCTTCTGTTTATGAGTATCGGCTGCGTGATTGCCAACACGAATAGCCAGGATTTGACCGAGATGGGCGGATTGGGCAAAACCATGCCAATTACCGCGAGTGCATTTCTGGTGGGTGCGGTTGGCTTAGTCGGACTGTTTCCGTTGGGTGGCTTTTGGGCAATGCAACAGGGGGTCGATCGCTTCTGGGCAGATGCTCCTTGGCTCATCAGTGTGTTGCTATTGGTGAATGGCTTGACAGCGTTTAATATGATGCGAGTCTTTCGTCTGGTGTTCTTGGGGCAACCGCAGGTGAAAGCCCGTCGAGCCCCAGAAGTAGGTTGGATGATGGCTCTACCAATGGTGGCTCTGAACGTGACGGACATCTCAGTTCCCTTGATGCTGCGAAAGTTAATGTTGCTGCCTCCTATCTTCAGCTTGAATCCCGTGGCAGAAATGCTGCTTGTAGCGTCTGGCTTACTGGGTTTTGGGGTCGGTGCCATGTTCCCGTTCAAGCGAATCTGGTTGAGCCCGGTGTCTAAGATTCCAGGCTTCTTCCACAACATGCTGGCCTATGACTTCTATGCCGATCGTTTATATCACTCAACGGTGGTCTTTGCAGTGGCGCAGATCTCGAAGTTCTCTGTCTGGTGCGATCGCTACATCTTTGATGGCGTTGCAAATTTAATTGGATTTGCTGCCATCTTTAGCGGTCAGAGTCTTAAGTATGTCACGTCTGGCGCTTCTCAATCCTATGTATTTACTATCTTGGTGAGTTTAGGTGTGCTGGTTGTGATGGTGAGTTGGGAGTTTTTGCAGGGTTTTAGTTTATCCACTGTCATTAGCTTTCTCTTCTAG
- a CDS encoding NADH-quinone oxidoreductase subunit M, with translation MLSALIGIPLLGAVIIGFCPGITPRSARWGTLAIATLMFVWTIALASQFDLLSSTLQFEEHLSWLDTLGLTYHLGIDGLSSSLLVLNGLLTGIAIYSTTKDIHRPRLYYALMLLLNAAVAGAFLAHDLLLFFLFYELELLPLYLLINIWGGARREYAATKFLIFTSLSGMCLLVSFLGVVGFTGASTFAYDPTLAAMLPLETQMLLLLPILLGFAIKVPLVPFHTWLPDAHVEASTPVSVLLAGVLLKLGTYGLLRFGVGLFPAAWTTLAPWLAAWAVVSVLFGILAAIAQTDMKKMVAYSSVGHMGFILLAAAAATPLSLLGAVVQMVSHGLISGLLFLLVGVVYVKTGTRSLDTLKGLLNPERGLPVVGSLMVLAVMASAGIPGMAGFVAEFLIFRGSFAVFPAQTLLCMVGTGLTAVYFLVLLNRAFFGRLSSAVIDLPRVSWSERLPAAVLAAIIILLGIQPSWLIGLSEAASAALEPTTRITDASLVISQPSTAPPL, from the coding sequence ATGCTGAGTGCTTTGATTGGGATACCTTTATTAGGTGCAGTTATCATTGGGTTTTGTCCTGGAATCACGCCTCGTTCGGCTCGCTGGGGTACTTTGGCGATCGCAACATTAATGTTTGTTTGGACGATCGCCTTAGCAAGTCAGTTTGATCTGTTGAGTTCTACGTTGCAGTTTGAGGAACATCTTTCCTGGCTGGATACGCTGGGTTTGACGTACCATCTGGGGATTGATGGGTTATCGTCGTCTCTCTTGGTGCTGAATGGATTGCTGACCGGAATTGCCATCTACAGCACCACTAAAGATATTCATCGTCCCCGATTGTATTACGCGCTAATGTTGCTGTTGAATGCAGCGGTGGCAGGAGCGTTCTTGGCTCACGATTTGCTGCTGTTTTTCCTGTTCTATGAACTGGAACTGCTTCCCCTGTACCTGCTGATTAACATTTGGGGCGGTGCGCGACGGGAGTATGCAGCGACTAAGTTCCTGATTTTTACATCCCTTTCGGGCATGTGCTTACTGGTTAGCTTCCTAGGAGTCGTCGGTTTCACAGGGGCATCTACCTTTGCCTACGACCCAACACTGGCTGCCATGCTTCCACTCGAAACTCAAATGCTTTTGCTACTGCCGATTCTGCTAGGGTTTGCCATCAAGGTGCCGCTAGTTCCGTTTCACACCTGGCTACCTGATGCTCATGTCGAGGCTTCAACCCCCGTTTCCGTCTTATTGGCAGGAGTTCTGTTGAAGTTGGGCACCTACGGATTGCTGCGCTTTGGGGTAGGGTTATTTCCTGCAGCCTGGACAACTTTGGCTCCTTGGTTAGCAGCCTGGGCGGTAGTGAGTGTGTTGTTTGGGATACTCGCGGCGATCGCTCAAACCGACATGAAGAAGATGGTTGCCTACAGCTCAGTTGGACACATGGGCTTTATTCTGCTGGCAGCAGCGGCGGCAACACCACTGAGCTTGCTGGGAGCCGTTGTGCAAATGGTGAGTCACGGTCTCATCTCTGGCTTACTGTTTCTGCTGGTGGGCGTGGTCTACGTCAAAACGGGGACGCGCAGTTTGGATACGCTCAAAGGACTGCTCAATCCCGAACGCGGACTGCCAGTGGTGGGGAGCTTGATGGTGTTAGCGGTGATGGCAAGTGCTGGAATTCCTGGTATGGCAGGATTTGTCGCTGAGTTTTTGATCTTCCGGGGTAGTTTTGCGGTGTTTCCAGCACAAACGCTGCTTTGCATGGTCGGTACAGGCTTGACGGCAGTTTACTTCCTGGTGTTACTCAACCGTGCCTTTTTTGGTCGCCTGTCATCAGCAGTGATAGATCTACCTCGCGTTAGTTGGTCAGAACGCCTCCCAGCAGCTGTTCTAGCGGCAATCATCATTCTGTTGGGGATTCAACCAAGTTGGTTGATTGGTCTGAGTGAAGCCGCGAGCGCAGCCTTGGAACCCACGACAAGAATCACAGACGCATCCTTGGTCATCTCTCAGCCCAGCACTGCTCCACCGCTGTAA
- a CDS encoding CO2 hydration protein, with the protein MVTTSVSLKSSSHPLSHYIHQLESGHTLLPNSTQHVQEVVGVLHSYGIVLDAYCKNLIYIAENAFLEPFPFFKYFNGEITLKKILQYAQHDRINFEYAEYCMKAMLWHGSNSFDAYLDSPELAALAQQAITTKLHNNPLLQGFHRLFPAFFPEQIRQLCYYSALGQFWRIMSDLFMELSAGYDRGEIPSVRHVVNHICQGLVDAAATPITYTVRIRNQSYDIIPLSAGITFLMDVAVPYVEAVFLKGTPFFGTVSYNAQAHQISPNPAEFAYGALFADPLMTGAAGIPPTLLMQDMRHFLPNYLHKIYQRSPRGEDNLRVQICQSFQKSMFCVTNAAIQGLAPHSLCTSDPNEQQAVRAYLEGWMNRLLTSRLSQL; encoded by the coding sequence ATGGTTACAACCAGCGTGTCATTGAAGTCATCCAGTCATCCCCTCAGTCACTACATTCATCAACTCGAATCGGGTCATACCCTGCTTCCCAACTCGACCCAGCATGTTCAGGAAGTTGTGGGAGTTCTGCACAGCTACGGGATTGTCCTGGATGCCTACTGCAAAAATTTGATTTACATTGCTGAAAATGCTTTTCTAGAGCCGTTTCCCTTCTTCAAATATTTCAATGGGGAAATCACGCTCAAAAAGATACTGCAATATGCACAGCACGATCGCATCAACTTTGAATATGCTGAATACTGCATGAAGGCAATGTTGTGGCATGGTAGCAACAGCTTTGATGCTTACCTGGATTCCCCGGAACTCGCCGCCCTAGCTCAACAGGCGATCACCACTAAACTGCACAACAATCCCCTCCTCCAAGGATTTCATCGCCTCTTTCCAGCCTTTTTCCCAGAACAGATTCGGCAACTGTGCTACTACAGTGCCCTGGGTCAGTTCTGGCGCATCATGAGCGATCTGTTTATGGAATTGTCGGCTGGCTACGATCGCGGCGAGATTCCATCCGTTCGTCACGTCGTTAACCACATTTGCCAGGGTTTGGTTGATGCTGCTGCAACCCCCATCACTTACACCGTCAGAATTCGCAACCAGTCTTACGACATCATTCCCCTCTCCGCCGGAATCACGTTTTTGATGGACGTGGCGGTTCCCTATGTCGAAGCCGTTTTTCTCAAGGGAACGCCCTTTTTTGGCACGGTCTCCTACAACGCTCAGGCACACCAGATTTCTCCCAACCCCGCTGAATTTGCTTACGGCGCATTGTTTGCTGATCCACTCATGACCGGAGCCGCAGGCATTCCACCCACACTACTCATGCAAGATATGCGTCATTTCTTGCCAAATTACCTGCATAAGATCTATCAGCGATCGCCCAGAGGCGAAGACAACCTGCGGGTCCAAATTTGCCAGAGCTTCCAAAAATCTATGTTCTGCGTGACCAATGCCGCCATTCAAGGGCTAGCTCCCCATTCCCTCTGTACCTCTGATCCGAACGAGCAGCAAGCAGTCCGTGCCTACCTGGAAGGATGGATGAACCGCCTCTTGACCTCCCGTCTATCCCAACTGTAA
- a CDS encoding proton extrusion protein PcxA (involved in light-induced Na+-dependent proton extrusion), producing the protein MKVGLPTRAFDASHKTLWDPVQTAYQWFTKTPERALEQAYQAVLNIQAIERQYFDGNDIDLTLTRHPTNVMACLRTDLDRYLNTAKLRVAEFKLSRAMLGRTDYALLEKLAVIDQLLAKYEAKLTMAKNTRLTTVPPERLQADLDMFEGAPPAHESSKRKSVLPRSIGRTVNRITTELNPNSEKELLTNFRHSSTKTRVALKFLALLILVPILTQQLSKNFLIEPIVERFHRENSAQAFLNVEMKEEALQELEAFEKELRFQNLLATAPQLSTEAIETQVHAKAVEIAEHYRDRGSHAIGNVFADLLGLFAFCWLLVISPKQIAVLKSFIDDIVYGLSDSAKAFIIILLTDIFVGYHSTHGWEVLLEEIANHLGIAVSRNGIFLFIATFPVILDTVFKYWIFRYLSRTSPSAVATLKNMNE; encoded by the coding sequence ATGAAAGTCGGTCTACCAACCAGAGCCTTTGATGCTTCTCACAAGACCTTGTGGGACCCAGTACAAACTGCTTACCAGTGGTTCACTAAAACACCAGAACGGGCTTTGGAGCAAGCCTATCAAGCAGTACTGAACATTCAGGCGATCGAGCGTCAATACTTTGATGGCAATGACATTGATCTGACTTTAACCCGTCATCCTACCAATGTGATGGCGTGTTTGCGAACTGACCTCGATCGTTACCTCAACACCGCTAAACTGCGAGTTGCAGAATTCAAGCTGAGTCGAGCCATGCTGGGCAGGACAGATTACGCACTGCTGGAAAAACTGGCAGTGATCGATCAACTGCTTGCCAAATATGAGGCAAAGCTAACGATGGCTAAAAACACCCGCTTGACGACCGTTCCACCAGAGAGACTACAGGCAGATTTAGATATGTTTGAAGGGGCACCTCCTGCCCATGAGTCCTCGAAGAGAAAGAGTGTCTTACCACGCTCCATTGGTAGAACCGTCAATCGCATCACAACAGAATTAAACCCTAATTCTGAAAAAGAGCTCCTCACCAACTTTCGCCACTCCAGCACAAAAACTAGAGTCGCACTCAAATTTCTTGCCCTGCTGATTCTGGTGCCGATATTGACTCAACAGTTATCGAAAAACTTTCTGATTGAACCAATCGTGGAGCGGTTTCATAGGGAAAACTCCGCTCAGGCATTCTTGAACGTTGAAATGAAAGAGGAAGCCTTGCAGGAGTTAGAAGCCTTTGAAAAAGAACTGCGCTTTCAAAATTTACTGGCTACAGCCCCGCAACTCTCAACCGAGGCGATCGAAACCCAAGTCCATGCAAAAGCGGTTGAAATTGCAGAGCACTACCGCGATCGCGGTAGCCATGCGATTGGTAATGTCTTTGCTGATCTACTCGGCTTATTTGCCTTTTGCTGGCTACTTGTGATCAGTCCAAAGCAAATTGCTGTTTTGAAGTCATTCATAGATGATATCGTTTATGGACTAAGCGACAGTGCCAAAGCATTCATCATTATCTTGCTAACGGATATCTTCGTTGGCTATCACTCGACCCACGGCTGGGAAGTTTTGCTGGAAGAAATAGCGAACCATTTGGGAATTGCTGTGAGCCGGAATGGCATCTTCTTGTTCATTGCAACCTTCCCGGTGATTCTTGACACCGTCTTCAAGTACTGGATATTCCGTTATCTCAGCCGCACATCTCCCTCCGCTGTCGCCACACTCAAAAATATGAATGAATAG
- a CDS encoding HAD family phosphatase yields MVLKAVLFDFNGVIINDEAIHERLIERLLIEENLRLNSGEFARVCLGRSDRACLTELLASRGRVATEDYLMDLMQRKARTYQRELDTIEKLPIYPGLTDLMFNLRAAQLKLAVVSGALRSGIELVLEKAQLAAYFQVIVAGDDIVTSKPEPDGYLLVVERLNQQFLDLNLQPSECLAIEDTPAGIQAAKRAGIPVVGVANTYPFHMMQRQANWAVDYLSDLELDRVQAVYAKSPVPQAS; encoded by the coding sequence ATGGTTTTGAAGGCAGTTCTATTTGATTTTAATGGCGTCATTATCAATGATGAAGCGATTCATGAGCGACTGATTGAGCGGCTTCTGATTGAAGAAAATCTGCGGCTGAACTCTGGAGAGTTTGCTCGCGTTTGCCTAGGGCGTAGCGATCGCGCTTGTTTAACCGAACTGCTAGCGAGTCGGGGGCGAGTTGCCACAGAAGACTACCTGATGGACTTGATGCAGCGCAAAGCCCGTACTTATCAACGTGAGCTAGACACGATAGAAAAGCTGCCTATTTATCCTGGCTTAACTGATTTAATGTTTAATCTGCGGGCTGCTCAATTAAAGCTGGCTGTGGTGAGTGGAGCCTTACGAAGCGGAATTGAACTGGTGTTAGAAAAAGCGCAATTGGCTGCTTATTTTCAGGTGATTGTGGCGGGCGATGATATTGTTACGAGCAAACCAGAACCAGACGGTTATTTGCTAGTGGTTGAGCGTCTGAATCAACAATTTCTAGATCTGAATCTCCAACCTTCAGAGTGCCTCGCGATCGAGGATACTCCCGCAGGAATTCAAGCAGCAAAGCGGGCCGGAATTCCGGTGGTTGGGGTGGCCAATACTTATCCGTTTCACATGATGCAGCGGCAAGCGAATTGGGCGGTTGATTATCTCTCTGATTTAGAACTCGATCGCGTTCAAGCCGTCTATGCTAAATCCCCCGTACCTCAAGCATCGTAA
- a CDS encoding class I SAM-dependent methyltransferase — translation MAVRKDTIFERFLSPILQLFIDREGLEQFYRSIDWEIEGDRFCNPSLVYPAYYSTQNFHGIEKGYLNPRAAVSYDPITQYVLLPNEVLIRQAAIEAVRGKPRRILDLGCGTGSTTLLLKQAFPTAEVVGLDFSPYMLVMADYKAQQAGLDIQFVHANAEQTGFPDAAFDLVTASLLFHETPPAVSRAILQEAARLLKPGGEVLILDGNQKTLRQTEWLTQIFEEPYIQAYATGNVDAWMGAAGFGAVNTQELWWIHQITKGVKPLSGQDPDSVRAHPNSVRIDDSVVPDAGFPAPAFE, via the coding sequence ATGGCAGTTCGGAAAGACACAATCTTTGAGCGATTTTTGTCCCCTATCCTACAGTTGTTTATTGATCGCGAGGGTTTAGAACAGTTTTATCGCAGTATTGATTGGGAGATAGAAGGCGATCGCTTCTGTAACCCTAGCTTGGTATATCCCGCCTACTACAGCACTCAGAATTTTCATGGGATTGAAAAAGGTTACCTGAATCCACGAGCGGCTGTATCCTATGATCCCATCACTCAATATGTCTTGCTACCTAACGAAGTCTTAATTCGGCAAGCTGCGATTGAGGCTGTGCGGGGCAAACCGAGGCGAATTTTAGACTTAGGCTGCGGGACTGGGTCAACCACTTTATTGCTCAAGCAAGCGTTTCCGACTGCTGAAGTTGTTGGTTTAGATTTCTCGCCTTACATGTTAGTAATGGCAGATTACAAGGCTCAACAAGCGGGACTAGACATTCAGTTCGTTCACGCCAATGCTGAGCAGACAGGCTTTCCTGACGCTGCTTTTGATTTAGTCACCGCTTCTTTGCTCTTTCATGAAACTCCTCCCGCTGTCTCACGAGCCATTTTGCAGGAAGCCGCACGATTGCTCAAACCTGGCGGAGAAGTGTTGATCTTAGATGGCAACCAAAAAACCTTACGGCAAACCGAATGGTTGACCCAAATCTTTGAAGAACCTTACATTCAAGCTTATGCAACCGGAAATGTAGATGCTTGGATGGGGGCCGCTGGGTTTGGAGCTGTAAACACACAAGAACTCTGGTGGATTCACCAAATTACTAAGGGAGTCAAGCCACTTTCTGGACAAGACCCTGACTCTGTCAGAGCCCATCCTAACTCTGTTAGGATCGATGACTCTGTTGTCCCTGATGCAGGGTTCCCCGCTCCCGCGTTTGAGTAA
- a CDS encoding PAS domain S-box protein, with protein MSAPLPANEAERLESLLQYAILDTEAEESFDELCRLAAYICQTPIALISLVDNHRQWFKAKVGIEVTEMPRDIAFCSHAILQRDLFVVPDTLADERFATNPLVVSDPHVRFYAGSPLLTSKGHAVGTLCTIDRVPRQLNPEQLKALEDLGHQVMRQLELRRNLGALAQITLKRQEAEAALWQSREQLRNLVEQINDWVWEADIKAAFTYVSPKIRDILGYEPHEVLGKTLDQFMPEDEAKRYTTLLSYFTAQQTEFTQVETALLHKDGHLIVCESSASPILGPQNELQGFRGVTRDITERKQAEQQIRKALTKEKELSELKSRFINTASHEFRTPLTTILASAEGLEHYSHKWSDEKKLAYLHRIQATVQHLNGLLDDVLLIGKSNAGKLESRPTPLNLEKLCCELVEEVQLSAPSHQIDFVNNGSSHPACMDEKLLRHILINLLSNAVKYSPQGGQVNFHLSCQDGMATFQVQDSGVGIPPQDQKRLFESFHRAANVGSIPGTGLGLSIVKQAVEAHRGTVSVNSAVGVGTTFTVILPLDKGKK; from the coding sequence ATGTCCGCCCCCTTACCTGCCAACGAAGCAGAAAGGCTTGAAAGCCTCCTCCAATATGCCATTCTTGATACTGAAGCTGAAGAATCCTTTGATGAGCTTTGCCGCTTAGCCGCCTACATTTGTCAAACTCCGATTGCCTTAATTAGCCTGGTGGACAATCACCGCCAATGGTTCAAAGCAAAAGTCGGCATAGAAGTTACGGAAATGCCACGAGACATTGCCTTTTGTAGCCATGCAATTTTGCAGCGTGATCTGTTTGTGGTGCCTGATACCCTAGCTGACGAACGCTTTGCCACCAATCCTCTGGTAGTCTCTGATCCCCATGTCCGATTTTATGCTGGCTCTCCTTTGTTAACCTCCAAGGGACATGCGGTGGGAACGCTTTGTACGATTGACCGCGTCCCACGACAGCTCAACCCAGAACAATTGAAAGCGCTAGAAGACCTAGGCCATCAAGTCATGAGGCAACTGGAACTACGACGCAATTTAGGGGCTCTGGCTCAAATTACGCTGAAGCGGCAAGAGGCAGAAGCGGCTCTATGGCAAAGTCGAGAGCAGCTCCGAAATTTAGTTGAGCAAATCAATGATTGGGTCTGGGAAGCGGATATCAAAGCTGCGTTTACTTACGTTAGCCCCAAGATTAGAGACATCTTGGGTTATGAACCACATGAGGTGCTCGGCAAGACACTTGACCAGTTTATGCCTGAGGATGAAGCTAAGCGCTACACCACCTTATTGAGTTATTTCACAGCCCAGCAAACGGAATTTACTCAGGTAGAAACGGCTCTGCTTCACAAAGACGGTCATCTCATCGTTTGCGAGAGTAGTGCTTCCCCCATCTTGGGTCCACAAAATGAACTCCAAGGCTTCCGGGGTGTCACCCGCGATATTACCGAGCGAAAGCAAGCAGAACAGCAAATTCGTAAAGCACTCACTAAAGAAAAAGAACTGAGTGAACTCAAATCCCGTTTTATTAATACAGCCTCTCACGAATTTCGGACACCCCTCACCACAATCTTGGCTTCGGCGGAAGGCCTAGAACACTACAGTCATAAATGGTCCGACGAGAAAAAGCTGGCCTATCTCCACCGCATTCAAGCCACAGTGCAGCATCTCAATGGATTATTAGATGATGTTTTACTGATTGGCAAATCCAATGCAGGTAAGCTGGAATCTCGACCAACCCCTCTAAATTTAGAAAAACTCTGCTGCGAATTGGTAGAAGAAGTTCAACTGAGTGCTCCTAGTCACCAAATTGACTTTGTTAACAACGGATCGAGTCATCCAGCCTGTATGGATGAAAAGTTACTACGACACATCTTGATTAATTTACTCTCAAATGCTGTTAAGTACTCTCCTCAAGGAGGCCAAGTCAATTTCCATCTTTCTTGCCAAGATGGAATGGCTACGTTTCAAGTTCAGGACTCAGGTGTAGGGATTCCTCCCCAAGATCAAAAACGTTTGTTTGAATCTTTTCATCGAGCAGCGAATGTCGGTAGTATTCCAGGAACGGGCTTGGGGTTATCCATTGTCAAGCAAGCTGTAGAGGCACACAGAGGTACAGTTTCAGTTAACAGTGCTGTTGGAGTAGGCACAACATTTACAGTGATTCTGCCACTTGATAAAGGTAAGAAATAA
- a CDS encoding response regulator translates to MKKILVIEDERDVRNVILDILEAEEFDVIGAENGLVGVKLAQEKAPDLIICDVMMPELDGLGVLAELRKHPGTAVIPFVFLTAKATKDDFRQGMELGADDYLSKPFTRLELLKAVSTRLEKQAVVDERVQQKLDDLRSTITLTLPHELITPLNAIADLSSVLMNECSLMEQAEVVEVAEDIHNATQTLHRLVQNFLLYAQLELLVKSPERVKSLSKGKTHVVGMLINDWVIQKAQRMNRATDLQLDFQGAVVQISQAKLKKLVEELVDNACKFSSPGTPIKVLSSHSESTFILYVIDRGRGMTLEQIEKVGAYMQFERKLYEQEGSGLGLAIAKRLVELHGGELGIESIPGKQTTVRVVLPLAQG, encoded by the coding sequence ATGAAAAAGATTTTAGTGATTGAAGATGAACGGGATGTGAGAAATGTCATTCTTGACATTTTGGAGGCTGAAGAATTTGATGTTATTGGTGCTGAAAATGGTTTGGTTGGGGTGAAACTGGCGCAAGAAAAGGCTCCTGATCTGATCATTTGTGATGTGATGATGCCTGAGTTAGATGGTTTGGGTGTTTTGGCGGAGTTGCGGAAACATCCCGGAACAGCAGTGATCCCATTTGTATTCTTGACTGCTAAAGCAACTAAAGATGATTTTCGCCAAGGTATGGAGCTAGGGGCGGACGATTATCTGAGTAAGCCTTTCACGCGCTTGGAATTGCTAAAGGCGGTTTCTACTCGCCTAGAAAAGCAAGCAGTGGTGGATGAAAGAGTTCAGCAAAAACTCGATGATTTGCGTAGCACGATTACCCTCACTCTGCCTCACGAGTTAATCACTCCTTTAAACGCGATCGCCGATTTATCGAGTGTGCTAATGAACGAATGCAGCTTGATGGAGCAGGCTGAAGTTGTAGAGGTTGCAGAAGACATCCATAACGCCACTCAAACCTTACATAGGTTGGTACAAAACTTTCTTTTGTATGCTCAGTTGGAGCTATTGGTTAAAAGCCCAGAGCGAGTCAAGTCACTATCTAAAGGCAAGACTCATGTGGTTGGGATGTTAATAAATGATTGGGTGATTCAAAAAGCGCAACGGATGAACCGAGCCACTGATTTACAGTTGGATTTTCAGGGTGCAGTGGTTCAAATTTCACAAGCCAAGTTAAAGAAATTAGTAGAAGAACTGGTTGATAATGCCTGCAAGTTCTCCTCCCCAGGCACTCCTATAAAAGTTTTGAGCAGTCATAGTGAAAGTACGTTTATTCTCTATGTGATTGATCGAGGTCGAGGGATGACCCTAGAACAGATTGAGAAGGTGGGTGCTTACATGCAATTTGAGCGCAAGCTGTATGAGCAAGAGGGCTCAGGGCTAGGGCTAGCCATTGCTAAACGCTTAGTAGAATTGCATGGTGGAGAACTGGGGATCGAGAGTATTCCTGGTAAACAGACGACTGTGCGCGTTGTCCTGCCATTGGCTCAAGGCTAG